One genomic region from Candidatus Hydrogenedentota bacterium encodes:
- a CDS encoding alpha-L-fucosidase, whose translation MHRFTGILSVIALAGMPCGLAVSQAPNWHEDAFFGLHYDLHPGAGDTELGRETTYEHIRAMLEKVKPDFVQYDCKGHPGYAGYPTKVGSPSPGIVNDALKVWREVTRDMGIPLSIHYSGVWDTRAIELHPEWAKIGPRGNADPNYTSRLSKYDEELLIPQLIEVVKEYDIDGMWIDGENWASQPDWSEACQKAFTEKTGVTEIPKKAGDPNWHEWLAFQRDLFVKHVTKYVDAVHAVKPTCMVTSNWMYTVRQPEPMEAPIDYISGDFDPSFGTETAASEARFIASRGKPWDLMAWGFLQTGNQGWTFKTATHLNQELSIVLAQGGAVFIYNQPQRSGRLTEWHQDTFAEVAQFCRKRQEYSHKTQTVPQVAILHSNTSYYLNNDPLFNFAGAKQALEGAMQSLLENGYSVDILNEEALVGRMGQYRMVVVPEAEAVPDYVKDALRKYVGDGGRLLLSGVHVAEQYGDLAGVEKREGDPQDGWLPVDGRAVKIAAKFQPVTLKGATELAPVLYQQEPDLNRRDMAAATRNEYGAGVVVALHGPLFRNYYQCHYPDMRKLVGGMVRALDVKGLAHVDGPWWIEMAARQKDGRMLVQFVNRSAGGYLSPNRHMVEEVPVTAPFTVTVPVAEKPKRCFMAPDETTLDWTWADGVLTAKIGGLHIHNVLVIE comes from the coding sequence ATTTTAAGCGTGATTGCGCTGGCAGGCATGCCCTGCGGACTTGCCGTTTCCCAGGCGCCCAACTGGCATGAGGACGCTTTTTTCGGGCTTCATTATGATTTGCACCCCGGCGCCGGGGACACGGAACTGGGCCGCGAGACCACGTATGAGCACATCCGGGCCATGCTGGAGAAGGTGAAGCCGGATTTTGTCCAGTATGACTGCAAGGGGCATCCGGGCTACGCGGGCTACCCGACCAAGGTTGGATCGCCGTCGCCGGGCATCGTGAACGACGCGCTGAAGGTGTGGCGCGAGGTGACCCGCGACATGGGCATCCCCCTGTCCATCCATTATTCAGGCGTGTGGGACACGCGGGCCATTGAACTGCACCCCGAATGGGCCAAGATCGGCCCGCGGGGCAATGCCGACCCGAACTACACCAGCCGCCTGAGCAAGTACGACGAGGAACTGCTGATCCCGCAGTTGATAGAGGTGGTGAAGGAATACGACATAGACGGGATGTGGATTGACGGGGAGAACTGGGCCAGCCAGCCGGACTGGAGCGAGGCCTGCCAGAAGGCGTTCACGGAAAAGACCGGCGTCACGGAGATTCCCAAGAAGGCGGGCGACCCGAACTGGCACGAGTGGCTGGCGTTTCAGCGCGACCTGTTTGTGAAGCATGTCACGAAGTACGTGGACGCGGTGCACGCGGTGAAGCCGACGTGCATGGTGACCAGCAACTGGATGTACACCGTCCGCCAGCCGGAGCCGATGGAGGCGCCCATTGACTACATCAGCGGCGACTTCGACCCCTCCTTCGGCACCGAGACGGCGGCCTCCGAGGCGCGGTTCATCGCCAGCCGGGGCAAGCCCTGGGACCTGATGGCCTGGGGCTTCCTCCAGACCGGCAACCAGGGCTGGACCTTCAAGACCGCCACCCACCTGAACCAGGAACTGTCCATCGTGCTGGCGCAGGGCGGCGCGGTCTTTATCTACAACCAGCCCCAGCGCTCGGGCCGGCTCACGGAGTGGCATCAGGACACCTTTGCGGAGGTGGCTCAGTTCTGCCGGAAACGGCAGGAATACAGTCACAAGACGCAGACCGTGCCCCAGGTGGCCATACTGCACAGCAACACCAGCTATTACCTGAACAACGACCCGCTCTTCAATTTCGCCGGGGCGAAGCAGGCGCTGGAGGGCGCAATGCAGTCCCTGCTGGAAAACGGCTACAGCGTGGACATTCTGAACGAGGAGGCCCTTGTCGGGCGGATGGGCCAATACCGGATGGTCGTGGTGCCCGAGGCCGAGGCGGTGCCGGATTATGTGAAGGACGCCCTGCGCAAGTACGTGGGCGACGGCGGCCGGCTGCTCCTCAGCGGGGTCCATGTGGCGGAGCAGTACGGCGACCTGGCCGGGGTGGAGAAACGCGAGGGCGATCCGCAGGACGGCTGGCTGCCCGTGGACGGACGGGCCGTGAAGATTGCCGCCAAGTTCCAGCCGGTCACCCTGAAGGGCGCCACCGAACTGGCGCCGGTGCTGTACCAGCAGGAGCCGGACCTCAACCGGCGTGACATGGCCGCCGCCACCCGGAACGAATACGGCGCGGGCGTGGTCGTGGCCCTGCACGGCCCCCTCTTCCGCAACTATTACCAGTGCCACTATCCGGACATGCGCAAGCTTGTCGGCGGCATGGTCCGCGCCCTGGACGTGAAAGGACTCGCCCATGTGGACGGTCCCTGGTGGATCGAGATGGCCGCGCGGCAAAAGGACGGGCGCATGCTCGTCCAGTTCGTGAACCGGTCCGCGGGCGGCTACCTGTCGCCCAACCGGCACATGGTCGAGGAGGTGCCCGTCACCGCGCCGTTCACCGTCACCGTGCCCGTGGCGGAGAAGCCGAAGCGGTGCTTCATGGCACCCGACGAGACGACGCTGGACTGGACCTGGGCGGACGGCGTGCTCACCGCCAAAATCGGCGGGCTGCACATCCACAACGTGCTGGTGATTGAGTGA
- a CDS encoding ThuA domain-containing protein: MLTCLLVGLAALGAQDAARAADPAEKEPLMALVATGGHDYDEAPFREMFEQMAGVSVTFHVMKDDSEIFEDISDWSYDVLVLYNMSQNISDSRKANFLTLLEHGVGLVALHHAIAAYNDWPEFWKIIGARYFLKDTEVDGKTVPKSTYRHDMDIPFAPAEPAHPVTEGLGPFILRDETYKGFLMEPGNTPLLSADHPDAQREAAWARKHGNAKVCFIQPGHGPESVRDANYRRLVRQAILWTGGR, encoded by the coding sequence ATGCTTACATGTTTGCTGGTTGGGCTGGCGGCGCTGGGCGCGCAGGATGCGGCGCGGGCGGCGGACCCCGCCGAAAAGGAGCCCCTGATGGCGCTGGTGGCCACGGGCGGCCACGACTATGACGAGGCGCCGTTCCGGGAGATGTTTGAGCAGATGGCCGGCGTGTCCGTCACCTTCCACGTGATGAAGGACGACAGCGAAATCTTCGAGGACATCAGTGACTGGTCCTATGACGTGCTGGTCCTGTACAACATGAGCCAGAACATTTCCGACTCGCGCAAGGCCAACTTTTTGACCCTGCTCGAGCACGGCGTCGGGCTGGTGGCCCTGCACCACGCCATTGCGGCCTACAACGACTGGCCCGAATTCTGGAAAATCATCGGCGCGCGGTACTTCCTCAAAGACACGGAGGTGGACGGGAAGACGGTGCCAAAGTCCACCTACCGGCATGACATGGACATCCCCTTCGCCCCGGCGGAGCCCGCCCATCCCGTGACGGAGGGGCTTGGCCCCTTCATCCTGCGCGATGAGACGTACAAGGGCTTCCTCATGGAGCCGGGCAACACCCCGCTGCTGTCGGCGGACCATCCCGACGCCCAGCGTGAGGCCGCCTGGGCGCGCAAGCACGGAAACGCGAAGGTCTGCTTCATCCAGCCCGGCCATGGTCCGGAGAGTGTCCGCGACGCCAATTACCGGCGGCTGGTGCGACAGGCGATTCTTTGGACGGGAGGCCGGTGA
- a CDS encoding lysoplasmalogenase — MTLLASTGFLFAAWAAGAFQSGRGRLLFLALVGCWTGDLLGPHHFVLGAVCFLLAHLAFIAAFTLAGFHPRRMCVASLSAALLAAFLLGFFWPGIPLEERVLVAAYVLVISGMVVAVAASKSATPLFLAAALLFYLSDIFVARWRYGEGGAMNGYLCYPLYYLACNLFALGAGVFARCGDRRGAPVLTP, encoded by the coding sequence ATGACATTGCTCGCCTCCACGGGGTTCCTGTTTGCGGCGTGGGCCGCTGGCGCGTTTCAGAGCGGCCGGGGCCGGCTCCTTTTTCTGGCACTGGTGGGGTGCTGGACCGGCGACCTGCTCGGGCCGCACCATTTTGTTTTGGGCGCGGTGTGCTTTCTGCTTGCGCACCTGGCTTTCATCGCCGCATTCACTTTGGCCGGTTTTCATCCCCGGCGGATGTGCGTCGCCTCGCTTTCGGCGGCCCTGTTGGCGGCGTTCCTGCTGGGATTTTTCTGGCCCGGCATTCCCCTGGAGGAGCGGGTGCTTGTGGCGGCCTATGTGCTGGTGATTTCCGGGATGGTCGTCGCCGTGGCCGCCTCCAAATCAGCGACCCCGTTGTTTCTCGCGGCGGCGTTGCTGTTCTACCTGTCGGACATTTTTGTGGCACGGTGGCGCTATGGGGAGGGCGGCGCGATGAATGGATACCTCTGCTATCCGCTCTATTATCTTGCGTGCAACCTCTTCGCGCTGGGGGCTGGAGTTTTCGCACGATGCGGGGACAGGCGGGGAGCGCCTGTCCTCACGCCCTGA
- a CDS encoding metallophosphoesterase, protein MTEHSSFPVNTGNSPISRRDLLRRAGIGAAGLGLAALNLPCAAQKKDDAPFAITHGPVVQSPGDGEVTVTWHTNRQAVSRVQYGVNGNLDKSTVTSRDGLIPNDSTAHAVRLPGLAPGQPFQYKLVSREFRGYPTPYLPSFGETVESEVFTCTPTDPAKDRFSFLMWNDIHDDYKRLEAMFRDVSWEGVDFVAMNGDIINDFVRPEQAFRGFYDSCAARFGASLPMVFVRGNHETRGGWARRLPEFIPGRDGRPYYSFNHGGAHIVVLDSGEDKPDDNKEYAGLVEFASFREEQTRWLQADLDSDAAKSARYRIILSHQPPFGSDGFGIREVRRLWRPLINAAGAHLWLSGHTHSFAWVKPGEDGDNTHHAMTNPPDATVRVDATPEALEVTVIQKGGEVLRRESIRA, encoded by the coding sequence ATGACTGAACATTCCAGCTTTCCCGTCAACACCGGCAACTCCCCCATTTCCCGGCGCGACCTCCTGCGGCGCGCGGGTATCGGCGCGGCGGGCCTTGGCCTGGCCGCGCTGAACCTGCCCTGCGCGGCGCAGAAGAAAGACGATGCGCCCTTCGCCATCACCCACGGACCGGTGGTGCAGTCGCCGGGAGACGGCGAGGTGACCGTCACCTGGCACACCAACCGTCAAGCCGTCTCGCGGGTGCAGTACGGCGTGAATGGAAATCTTGACAAATCCACCGTCACCAGCCGGGACGGGCTCATTCCGAACGACTCCACGGCGCACGCGGTGCGCCTGCCGGGACTGGCACCCGGACAACCCTTCCAGTACAAACTGGTGTCGCGGGAGTTCAGGGGCTACCCCACGCCCTACCTCCCCAGTTTCGGGGAAACCGTCGAAAGTGAAGTGTTCACCTGCACCCCCACGGACCCGGCCAAGGACCGGTTCTCGTTTCTGATGTGGAACGACATCCACGACGATTACAAACGGCTGGAGGCGATGTTCAGGGACGTGTCCTGGGAGGGGGTGGACTTTGTGGCGATGAACGGGGACATCATCAACGACTTTGTCCGGCCTGAGCAGGCGTTCCGGGGCTTCTACGACTCCTGCGCGGCGCGCTTCGGCGCGTCCCTGCCCATGGTGTTCGTCCGGGGCAACCATGAAACGCGCGGCGGCTGGGCGCGCCGCCTCCCCGAGTTCATTCCGGGCCGAGACGGGCGGCCTTACTACTCCTTCAACCACGGCGGGGCGCACATCGTCGTCCTGGACTCGGGAGAGGACAAGCCGGACGACAACAAGGAGTACGCCGGGCTGGTGGAGTTCGCCTCGTTCCGAGAGGAGCAGACCCGCTGGCTCCAAGCGGACCTGGACAGTGACGCGGCGAAGTCCGCCCGCTACCGGATTATTCTGTCCCACCAGCCGCCCTTCGGCTCCGACGGCTTCGGCATCCGCGAGGTGCGGCGGCTGTGGCGGCCGCTGATCAACGCCGCCGGGGCGCACCTGTGGCTCAGCGGGCACACCCACTCCTTCGCCTGGGTGAAACCCGGAGAGGACGGGGACAACACCCACCACGCCATGACCAATCCCCCGGACGCCACGGTGCGCGTGGACGCGACCCCGGAGGCGCTGGAGGTGACGGTCATACAGAAGGGCGGCGAGGTCCTGCGCAGGGAAAGCATCAGGGCGTGA
- a CDS encoding Gfo/Idh/MocA family oxidoreductase, with amino-acid sequence MSNQPLSRRDFLAASGAALGAGMVLNRAAFGANDRVSVGLIGNGERAGSLAGEIVALRESHNVEITAVCDVWRPNRERMAARVERAYGKKPFQCSRFGELLARDDVDAVVIATPDFGHTPIMIEALKAGKDVYVEKPMSQTVEEATEALDLARANSRVVQVGTQRRSEGRWKAARDFIAAGKLGTVSRISAANCFNHPRWARDFSDCKQEDVDWEAYLFNRPMVPFDPRFLRRWHLYRMCCNGISGLWMAHLIDAAHLVMNASYPSTAVALGGIYVWKDGREHTDVFHALLDYPEGFLFDWCMSLTNGAGTHYDIHGLLGTMDLEKMTYSGAGGTEGKAVEAGLLDSPPDANHMANWLECLRSREKPNADIEYGHQHAVATIMAAAALDTGQRMRYDREQRRMFAG; translated from the coding sequence ATGTCCAACCAGCCGCTTTCACGAAGAGATTTCCTGGCCGCGTCCGGCGCCGCCCTCGGCGCGGGCATGGTTCTGAACCGCGCCGCCTTCGGGGCGAACGACCGCGTCTCCGTCGGCCTCATCGGAAACGGGGAGCGGGCCGGTTCGCTGGCCGGGGAAATCGTCGCGCTGCGCGAAAGCCACAACGTGGAGATTACCGCCGTGTGCGACGTGTGGCGGCCCAACCGCGAGCGGATGGCCGCGCGGGTGGAGCGCGCCTACGGAAAGAAGCCCTTCCAGTGCTCGCGCTTCGGCGAACTGCTGGCGCGGGACGACGTGGACGCGGTGGTCATCGCCACGCCGGACTTCGGGCACACGCCCATCATGATCGAGGCGCTGAAGGCGGGCAAGGACGTCTACGTCGAGAAGCCCATGTCGCAGACGGTGGAGGAGGCGACGGAGGCGCTGGACCTGGCGCGGGCCAACAGCCGCGTGGTGCAGGTGGGCACCCAGCGCCGCAGCGAGGGCAGATGGAAGGCGGCCCGGGACTTTATCGCGGCGGGAAAACTGGGCACGGTCAGCCGCATCTCCGCCGCGAACTGCTTCAACCATCCGCGCTGGGCGCGCGATTTCAGCGACTGCAAACAGGAGGATGTGGACTGGGAGGCCTACCTTTTCAACCGGCCCATGGTCCCCTTTGACCCGCGCTTCCTGCGCCGCTGGCATCTCTACCGGATGTGCTGCAACGGCATTTCCGGCCTGTGGATGGCCCACCTGATTGACGCGGCGCACCTGGTGATGAACGCCTCGTACCCCTCCACCGCGGTGGCCTTGGGCGGGATATACGTGTGGAAGGACGGGCGCGAGCACACGGACGTGTTCCACGCGCTGCTGGACTACCCCGAGGGGTTCCTGTTCGACTGGTGCATGAGCCTCACCAACGGCGCGGGCACACACTATGACATCCATGGGCTGCTCGGCACGATGGACCTGGAGAAGATGACCTACTCCGGCGCGGGCGGCACCGAGGGGAAAGCCGTCGAGGCGGGCTTGCTGGACTCGCCCCCGGACGCGAACCACATGGCCAACTGGCTGGAATGCCTGCGCAGCCGGGAAAAGCCCAATGCGGACATCGAGTACGGGCACCAGCATGCCGTGGCCACCATCATGGCCGCCGCCGCCCTCGACACGGGTCAGCGCATGCGCTATGACAGGGAACAGCGCCGGATGTTCGCGGGGTGA
- the amt gene encoding ammonium transporter: protein MEALTFQQRGNRTRRLILLLALFAVIAGTPLFAAHAQEEAAAGPSMEEYKVMLDTLWVMIAGFLVFWMNAGFALVETGFCRGKNAVNILAKNFIVFGIACLSFWTIGFALMFGDGNPFVGLSGFLLGGADNSPAVGDAYQGVYSAINWTGVPLEAKFFFQLVFAATAATIVSGAVAERIKFQAYILFAFLLVALMYPVTGHWIWGGGWLADIMGTNFKDFAGSTVVHSVGGWAALVGVLFLGPRLGKYRKDGSVSAIPGHNIALATLGGLILWLGWFGFNPGSTMAADGAAIAHISVTTAMAAAAGIAAATAYAWLRLGNPDLSMIINGCLAGLVAITAPCDGVSIFGSVVIGAIAGFIVVESVITFDKLKIDDPVGALSVHLVNGIWGTLAVGLFNTEAGLLYGGGATQLIVQLIGIAAVGAFTIAASVAFWSLTKAVLGMRVSPEEEYIGLDKSEMGLEAYPEDATTSEYKAAAQV, encoded by the coding sequence CTGATTCTTCTACTGGCCCTTTTCGCCGTGATTGCGGGAACCCCGCTGTTTGCCGCGCACGCCCAGGAGGAGGCCGCCGCCGGCCCCAGCATGGAAGAATATAAAGTCATGCTGGACACCCTGTGGGTGATGATTGCCGGTTTCCTGGTCTTCTGGATGAATGCGGGCTTCGCCCTGGTTGAGACGGGGTTCTGCCGCGGCAAGAACGCCGTGAACATTCTGGCGAAGAACTTCATCGTCTTCGGCATCGCCTGCCTGTCCTTCTGGACCATCGGATTTGCGCTGATGTTCGGCGACGGCAACCCGTTTGTCGGCTTGTCCGGCTTTCTTCTCGGAGGCGCGGACAACAGTCCGGCGGTTGGCGACGCCTATCAGGGAGTCTACAGCGCCATAAACTGGACCGGTGTGCCCCTTGAGGCGAAGTTCTTCTTCCAACTGGTGTTCGCCGCCACCGCCGCGACCATCGTCTCCGGCGCGGTGGCCGAGCGCATCAAGTTCCAGGCGTACATCCTCTTTGCTTTTCTGCTGGTCGCCCTGATGTACCCCGTCACGGGCCACTGGATTTGGGGCGGCGGCTGGCTGGCGGACATCATGGGCACGAACTTCAAGGACTTCGCGGGCTCCACGGTGGTCCACAGCGTGGGCGGCTGGGCCGCGCTGGTCGGGGTGCTGTTCCTCGGACCGCGTCTCGGAAAATACCGCAAGGACGGCTCAGTCAGCGCGATTCCGGGCCACAACATCGCCCTGGCCACCCTGGGCGGCCTGATCCTTTGGCTTGGGTGGTTCGGGTTCAACCCGGGCAGCACGATGGCCGCGGACGGCGCGGCGATAGCGCACATCTCGGTGACGACGGCGATGGCGGCGGCGGCGGGCATCGCGGCGGCCACGGCCTACGCCTGGCTGCGCCTGGGCAACCCGGACCTCTCGATGATTATCAACGGCTGCCTGGCGGGCCTGGTCGCCATCACCGCGCCCTGCGACGGTGTCTCCATCTTCGGCAGCGTGGTTATCGGCGCCATCGCGGGCTTTATTGTTGTCGAGTCGGTCATCACCTTCGACAAGCTCAAAATTGACGACCCGGTCGGCGCGCTCTCGGTGCACCTGGTCAACGGCATCTGGGGCACCCTGGCGGTGGGCCTGTTCAACACCGAGGCGGGCCTGCTTTACGGCGGCGGCGCCACCCAGCTCATCGTCCAGCTCATCGGCATCGCGGCCGTCGGCGCCTTCACCATTGCCGCCTCCGTGGCCTTCTGGAGCCTGACCAAGGCGGTCCTGGGCATGCGGGTTTCCCCCGAAGAGGAATATATCGGCCTCGACAAGAGCGAGATGGGCCTCGAGGCCTATCCCGAAGACGCGACCACTTCCGAATACAAAGCCGCAGCACAAGTGTAA